The DNA segment ACCGGGTCGATATTGATGAATTAAAGGGCAACGTAAATCGGCGTATAATAATTTATTATTTGTTTTATACCAGTTTTTATTAAAATATTTCAATCCATTTTTAAATCTTATTTCAGACATTCTTTCTTGACTGAAATTCTCCGTATCTTTAAAGCTCCCTAAAAATTCTATCCCAATAACCAATACAATAAAAGCCACAAAATCGTTATTGCTTTCTAATAGTCCTTTAATATCTGTAATAATTGTATCAAGATGTTCAGGGGAAATTGTGATAGAGGTGGTTTTACTTTTCATAGTAAAAATTAATTATCAAAGATAAATGTTAAAAACAATTTCTGATATACAACCAAAAAGTACAATCAACTATTTTTAACTCACCCCAAAGTAAAAGTTAGCAACCATTCCCCAACTTCCCCCTCTCTAAAATTTAGAGAGGGGCGACTGTAGGGCTAGGTTAGCGTACCGATAATCGAGGGTGAGTTAAACAAATCTCCAAATCAAAAATCTCAAATTCCCAATCCCCCAAATCCCTACCTTTGCTTCATTATGCAGTTTCCGTCGCAAACACTTGAGCAGTTGGTGAACCAGTTTGCAAAATTCCCCGGCATTGGCAAAAAAACAGCCCTGCGCATGGCGTTGTTTATGCTGAAGCAACCCGATAACGAGGTGCGGGAGATGGGCGAGGTAATCTCTACCCTGAAAGAAAATATTAAATACTGCCAAGAGTGCGGCAATGTGAGCGATAACGACATTTGCGAAATATGCGCCGACCACCGTCGCGATCATACAACCCTTTGTATTGTAGAAGACCTTCGCGACGTGATAGCCATTGAAAACACAGGCCAGTACACAGGCATCTACCACGTGCTGGGCGGCATGATTGCCCCCGCTGACGGTATTGGTCCCGACGACCTAAACATGAATAGCCTGCCCGAACGTATTGCCAAAAACGACGTCAAAGAGATAGTGATGGCACTTAATGCAACCGTTGAAGGCGATACCACCGTGTTTTATCTAAGTAAAAAACTAAAAGGCACGGGTGTAAACATCAGTACGCTTTCCAAAGGCATTGCCGTGGGCGGCGAACTGGAATATGCCGATGAGATTACACTCGGTCGCTCTATACTTAACCGTGTGCCTTACCAAATTTAGTATCTTGCCTGCGTGAAGTTATCCGTTATCATCGTCAACTATAACGTAAAGGCGTTTTTAGAGCAGGCTTTGCTAAGTGCGCAAAAGGCTGCCCAAAAAGTGCCTACCGAAATATTTGTGGTGGATAACGACTCGGTGGATGGGAGCGTGGAGATGGTTCGCGAAAAATTTCCCGATGTAAAACTCATCGCCAACAAAAAGAACGTAGGATTTTCAGCAGCTAATAACCAAGCCATAGTAGAAAGCACGGGCGAATACGTGCTGTTGTTAAACCCCGATACCGTAGTAGAAGAAAGCACTTTTGAAAAGGTAGTGGCCTTTATGGATGCTACCCCCGATGCGGGTGGATTGGGTGTGCGCATGATTGACGGCAAAGGAAAATTTTTGCCTGAATCAAAACGCGGATTGCCAACTCCGGCAGTTGCATTTTATAAAATGTGCGGCTTATCGAAGATTTTTCCGAAATCGAAAGTTTTTGGCCGTTACCACCTGAAATACCTGAGCGAACACGAAACCAATGAGGTGGAAGTGCTGGCAGGGGCTTTTATGCTGATACGCAAAACCGTATTGGACAAAATAGGCCTGCTGGATGAAACTTTTTTCATGTACGGCGAGGATATAGACCTTAGCTACCGCATCACGCTGGCGGGGTATAAAAACTACTACTTTGCCGATACTACCATCATTCATTACAAAGGCGAAAGCACAAAAAAAACCAGTGTAAACTACGTGTTTGTGTTTTACAGGGCCATGGTAATCTTTGCCCAAAAACACTACAAAGGCGGCAACGCACAGCTGTTTAGCTTGTTTATCAATGTAGCCATTTGGTTCCGTGCTGCACTGGCCTTGTGCTGGCGGTTTTGGCAACGCAGCAAGTATGCTGTAATTGATGCCCTGATACTGTTTATAGGCCACTATTACGCCAAAGAGTATTGGGAAAACAACCACAAATACGTGCTGGGCGGCGAATACCCTTTAAAATACTTGTACTTTAACGGCGTGCTGTACGTTGCCCTGTTTGTGCTGGGTATGTACCTAAGCGGGGGATATCATCGCAAACACACGCTTAAAAACATCTTACAGGGCTTGTTTTGGGGCACCATCATGATAAGTGTGGTGTATGCCTTTTTGCCCGATTCATTGCGTTTCTCACGTGCGCTGATAATACTGGATGCCCTGTGGGGAGCAGTGTTCTTGTGCGGCTGGCGTTTGCTGCTGCATTCGGTACGGTTTCGCAACCTTAACTACGGGCAGCAATTTGCCTACAACACCATTATTGCGGGCGAGGAGGAAGAAGCCTTGCGTGTGTACGACCTGCTTAAAGAAAGCAATGCGCCGCACACGTTTAAGGGTTTTGTGTCGGCCAACGGGCCGTTTAAAGATGGTAGCCGCTATTTGGGCAACATGAACCACCTGAAAGAAATTTGCGAGGTGTTTGATGTGACGGAAGTGATTTTTTGCGCCCGCGATATTTCTGCCGAGACCATTATGGGCTGGATGAGCCGCATGGACAATGAGCAGGTGAATTTTAAAATTGTGCCACGCAACAGCTTTTATATTATTGGCAGCAACAGCAAAAACACCAACGGCGAATTATACACCGTTGATTTGAAACTGAACATTGCCGAGCCGGCTTTGGCAGCCAACAAGCGGGTGTTTGATATTATTGCTTCCGTGGTGTTGGTGGCTTTGTTTCCGGTGTTGGGGTGGTTGATGAAAAAACCTGCCCGCGCTTTTGGCGGATTGCTAAACGTTATCGGGGGTACACGCTCGTTGGTGGGGTATGCTCCTGCCGAAAACATGAATACCTTGCCCACCATAAAGCCCGGTTTGCTTTCGCCGTTAGATGCGCTAAAGGGCAATACCCACTTTATTTCTGCCGAAAAACTGAATTTCTTTTACGCCAAAGACTACTCGATTGGCAACGACCTAAATATCTTGGTGAAGGGGTGGCGTAATCTTACTTTTTGATTTGTTGATTTATTGATTGGGGGATTGTTGGGGTTATTTCTAATTTGTTTTGAATGCACTACTTTGGAATATTCTTCAAGCTTGGGTTTTCTTTTGTATAATATTCTCCAACAACTAGGTTACTATTATTTAACTCCGCACTTATATATGAAGTTGTATAAATGATTTGGTAAGATTCTGGGGCATAATTAAGGACTCTATTAATAAGCAGGTTTTGAAAATTTTGTGCTCTTGGCATTTCAATTCCCTTATCCTCCATATTATCCGCAAAAATAAACCGTGGAAATCTCATACTATCTATAAATAGTGATGCTAAAAAAATTGAAAACCTCGCAGAAACTTTTAGGTAAAAATTTGAACTTGCTGAATATTTTGAAAATTTATTTGATAAGAAGGTCATGTTGTTAGAATAATCAATAAAAAAGTCGTTAGCATTTTTAAACTCATCTTGTCTATCAAGGTCATTGTTAAGTAAATAAACCCCTTCTTCCCTTACCTTTTTATTAATTTCTTCTTTCAGTTTTTCCTGTTTACTTTCTGTATTAAAGATATAGGATTTTAAGAATTTTATTTCCTTCTCTAGTTGAGATTTTTTTTGAATAAGCTTATCATATAGCTCAGCTTTTTCAAGCATTGTTCTGTATTGAAGAATCTCCCCTTCGATAAATCCCTTCATACTATTCAGGTTGTCAACTGTTTCTTCATTAAATGACTTAACGTCATTTAATGCGTCATTTATACGCTTTTGGGTATCCTGTAGCTTACCAAGCTCAGCGGTGTATTTCGCCTCAAATTCTAAAAGAATTCGTTTATTCGTTTCCAGTAGCTTTTGTGATTCATTAATTTGAAAGCCAATTTCTAATTCCATTCTTCTAGCTTGAACCACACCAAAGGACTGATCGATTGGCTCTTTACAAAGCTTACATTTTGAGTGGTCTTCACTTTGTTTAATTTTGGTAAGGCATTCGGGACAATACTCTAAAGGAAGATTACCTAGAAATTCTCTAGTATTAATAGAGTTTTTCAGTGCTTTTATTTTCTTGTTTAAGGTTTCAATAAAAAAAGAAGAATCTTCAATTTCGTTGTTTAAAATATTAATATCCTTTTCTATGTTTAAAACTTTTTTCCTTTGCTCAATAGACTCATCTGTTAACTTTTGAAACAATAGTTTTGAATTCGTTTCATACTTAATTTCTTTTTCCTTATTTCTAATTGAAACGATTTCATCCTGTATTTCAGAAATTTCTTTTTCCTTGTTTGCAATTACTGTAGCAATATGCTCTGGGTTTAAAAGATGTTCGTCTGAAAAAAAATGACTTGCGGCTTTTATTTCGGTTTTTATATCATCTAGTTCCTTTTCAGCAACTATTAATCGTTTTTTATTTTCATATAATTCTTCATTATAAACGCCCAGTAGTAAATCAGAAACGGTTTCTCTAGTCAGTTGACTATCAAAATGTTCATAGTAGAACAATGAATTTGTCGGCGAATCTTGGTCAATATACAACAGCCTTAGAATTTGATGAAAAGTAATATTACTATCACCTTTAACGATAGGCAAGCCTAGTAGTTCAAATAAAATATTTGAAAAACTCTTCTTGTTTTCTGTGGTTTTATAGCCAAATTTTTGCCACGTTTTATCCACAGGAGGGTTAAGACTTTCATCCATAGAGCCCCAAAAAAAGTATAGGGGTGCTTGGGCGATTATTTTCCCTTCTCCATCTTTCTCTATGTACCGTTTAATGGTTAAAACCGCTGAATTTACTTCAACCTCCGCAGTAACGTGAGAGCATTTTCTTGCTTCAGGGACAAAGTCATTAAATGCTCCACCTAAAACAAAAAAAATGAAATGTGTAATCGTTGACTTCCCGCTACTATTATCCCCCCGAATGATGTTTACACCTTTATGGAAAATCTCGTCATAAGCAATCCTGTCATTTTCTGCAATAATTCGCAGCCTTCTTAGAAACAAATTATTACGCGTCATACTTGCTTTCCATTAAATTGGTTCTACTCTTTAGACCATCAGTTCCAAATAATGACATATTATTAAATTGCGAAGTCATTAATGCTATGACGTTTTTCTCTTTAGGGGACAAATCTCCAAGCTTATCAACAAAATCTACCAAAATATTTTTACTTATAATTAGTATTCTTTGTTGATTTAAAAAAGATTTTTCAATTATTTCATAAGAGGCAATACAGTTAAGCGCCGCTAATTGATAGGGCTTTATTTTTTCAAATATTTTTCTGTTCTCCGTAATCCTCTCATAAGGATTATTCGAATCCTTTATAAATTGTTTTCTTATTTTTCTTATATCAGACTCATTTTGTTTTAATCTTATTTCATGAATTTTACTTGGAAAAAGAAAATAGAAATCCCAAATTCTTATTCGTTCAATTTCAATAATATCTTCATTATTAAATTTATTTAAAAAATGAAGCAATCTAAAAATTGTATGATATAGGTCAAAAGCTTGATTATATACTATCATAATTTTTCCAGTTTAAATGACATTGGCCAGTGAGATAATAAACCATGCCAAAAATGTCATCTGCGTTATAGTTTAATACGTCGTCATTTTCGCCTTCAGTATTTATTAAATCAAGTACAGGCTGAATAACTTTAATGGTTAGCTCTTTAAAAACCTCGTCCTTTAATGCCCCATTATTAATTAGAGGCATTACATGCGCCTCAAAGTCCATTTTTATTTTACTAAATAATTGACTGTCTATCCATTGTGCCGATTCGTAAAATTTATTTAACTCTAAACGCTTAGCATATTTTTGCTTTTTTATAGTTGCCTCAATTATTTCACTTTCCTTAAATCCCCCATCTTTTAGTTTTGTAGGCATATCTATACCGTCTCTACTCGTAAGATATAGTTTTAGGGATTCCATTATACCATTATATCTTGCATCACATGCAACCTCCTCATTTAATTTTGCAAACCTTTTTGCAAACCTTGTATTTTTAACCAAAAAAATTGCCCCCTCATTGTTTGCAATGTTTAATTGGTTAGTAATTTCGTTTTCCTTGTTTTCTACGTTCATCTAACAAATTACATTTGAATATTTCCTTTATTATCTTGAATATTTATTTGCTTTTGAATTTGTCCATTATTGTTAATGTTTTGTTGGTTTTGTGCATTTAGCGTTTGATGTGCATTATTAACAGCATTTTCAAGTTCTTGTTTAAATGTTGGATCCTCATTTATTTTTTCCACTAACTTTTGAATAAGTTCTTGCTTTCTGATACTGTCAGTAATATCATGCACCAACTCTGATTCTTTCTGATTTACGAATGGTCTCTTAATAAGCTTCCAAATATCTTCTCCAACATTCTCAGCTATTTTTTCTCCTGCTTTTAATATGTAGGGCATAACTAAAGTTATAGCTGCCGTTATTAGCGTAACTGGTTCCATATAGATAGTATTATTTTCTAGCCGTAAATATAGTTAATACTTATTTAGATTACATAACCACTAATTCCAATTATATAACACCCTTGTTTTTTGACACGCTGAAAGATTGTATTTGTAGATAAAAACCCGCAAACCCTTGTGCTGTGCGTAAAAAAATAACCGCATCACACAATAACAAGATACCACCGTAACAAGATGATACAACTGTCCCGCTTTGTCCCACATGTTTGGGACAGGGTTTTAATCAGTAAAAATTTAAAAACCAATGTTTTATAAGTAAATTTTGTCTGTCCCACGTGTCCCACCTATCCTTCAACTAACTCAGGACTTCGCCTACGCGCAACCCCTTGAACGACGAACGAATTTTAATAACTGCTGCTATTGTGGGTACATGAGCCCATGCGGTTGTTCCCCTCCTTAGCAAAGCGTCAATACTGAGCCTGTCGAAGTATGTGCGTAGGGCAAGGAGGGGTTAGGGGTGGTCGGCAATATTCAGCGACAGGTACGCAGACCTGCCGCTATGGATAGAGTGCCCAACCTTCTATCAATAGCATCGGGATTTATTCCCGATGTTAAGAAGCAAACACACCTCCCTCTGTCCATCCTTAGCTAGGAGGGAAGCCACGCGCATGGCCAATCACAGACGAACGAGTTTTAATAACTCTTCCTATTGTGGGTACATGAGTCCGTGCGGTTGTTCCCCTCCTTAGCAAGGCATCAATACTGAGCCTGTCGAAGTAGGCGCGTGAGGCAAGGAGGGGTTAGGGGTGGTCGAAGTGCTCGGCGACAGGTACGCAGACCTGCCGCTATGGATAAAGTGCCCAATCTTCTATCCATAGCATCGGGATTTATTCCCGATGTTAAGAAGCAAACACACCTCCCTCTGTCCCTCCTTAGCTAAGAGGGAAGCCACGCGCATGGCCATCCACAGACGAACGAGTTTTAATAACTGCTGCTATTGTGGGTACATGAGCCTGTGCGGTTGTTCCCCTCCTTAGCAAGACAGCAATACTGGGCCTGTCGAAGTATGCGCGTAGGGCAAGGAGGGGTTAGGGGTGGTCGAAATGCTCGGCGACAGGTATGCATACCTGCCGCTATGGATAAAGTACCCAACCGTCTATACATAGCATCGGGATTTATTCCCGATGTTAAGAAGCAAACACACCTCCCTCTGTCCCTCCTTAGCTAGGAGGGAAGCCACGCGCATGGCCATTCACAGACGAACGAATTTTAATAACTGCTGCTATTGTGGGTACATGAGCCCGTGCGGTTGTCCCCTCCTTAGCAAGGCATCAATACTGAGCCTGTCGAAGTATGTGCGTAGGGCAAGGAGGGGTTAGGGGTGGTCGAAGTGCTCGGCGACAGGTACGCAGACCTGCCGCTATGGATAGAGTGCCCAACCTTCTATCAATAGCATCGGGATTTATTCCCGATGGGTTTTGTGGAGGTCGGAAAGTGAGATTCCCAATCAAGTTGAGCATGAGGTTAACCGAAACAAGCGTGACTTGATACAACAAAAAAGCCGACCCCTAATTACATTAGAGTCGGCTTATGTATTATTTGTTCAACGGCTTATGCGCCGGCGGCACTGTCGCCGTTAATAGCAGCAATACCGGGCAGCTGTTTGCCTTCAAAATATTCAAGCAAAGCACCCCCGCCGGTTGATACGTAGCTTACGTTATCAGCAAGGTTAAACTTGTTAATAGCCGCAGCACTGTCTCCACCGCCAATAAGGGTAAACGCGCCGTTATCAGTAGCTTTTGCTACCGCATTGGCTACGGTTTTAGTTCCATTTTCAAAACTGCTCATTTCAAAAACACCCATCGGGCCGTTCCACAATACGGTTTTGCTGTTGGCAATCACCTCGGCAAATTTTGCAGCAGCATCTGGGCCGATATCTAACCCCATCCAGCCTGAAGGAATACTCTCGTTGGCAGCAGTTTGGGTAGCGGCATCGTTGGCAAATTTATCGGCAATAATGCTATCGGCAGGCAGGTACAAATTCACCCCTTTTTCTTTGGCTTTTGCCAAAATATCCAAGCAGGTTTGCAAACGGTCGGCTTCGCAAAGCGAGTTACCTATATCCATTCCCTGGGCTTTGAAAAAGGTATAGGCCATACCACCGCCAATTATCATATTATCAACCTTGTCCATCAGGTTTTCAATAATCAGCAACTTGTC comes from the Bacteroidota bacterium genome and includes:
- the recR gene encoding recombination protein RecR; the protein is MQFPSQTLEQLVNQFAKFPGIGKKTALRMALFMLKQPDNEVREMGEVISTLKENIKYCQECGNVSDNDICEICADHRRDHTTLCIVEDLRDVIAIENTGQYTGIYHVLGGMIAPADGIGPDDLNMNSLPERIAKNDVKEIVMALNATVEGDTTVFYLSKKLKGTGVNISTLSKGIAVGGELEYADEITLGRSILNRVPYQI
- a CDS encoding glycosyltransferase, coding for MKLSVIIVNYNVKAFLEQALLSAQKAAQKVPTEIFVVDNDSVDGSVEMVREKFPDVKLIANKKNVGFSAANNQAIVESTGEYVLLLNPDTVVEESTFEKVVAFMDATPDAGGLGVRMIDGKGKFLPESKRGLPTPAVAFYKMCGLSKIFPKSKVFGRYHLKYLSEHETNEVEVLAGAFMLIRKTVLDKIGLLDETFFMYGEDIDLSYRITLAGYKNYYFADTTIIHYKGESTKKTSVNYVFVFYRAMVIFAQKHYKGGNAQLFSLFINVAIWFRAALALCWRFWQRSKYAVIDALILFIGHYYAKEYWENNHKYVLGGEYPLKYLYFNGVLYVALFVLGMYLSGGYHRKHTLKNILQGLFWGTIMISVVYAFLPDSLRFSRALIILDALWGAVFLCGWRLLLHSVRFRNLNYGQQFAYNTIIAGEEEEALRVYDLLKESNAPHTFKGFVSANGPFKDGSRYLGNMNHLKEICEVFDVTEVIFCARDISAETIMGWMSRMDNEQVNFKIVPRNSFYIIGSNSKNTNGELYTVDLKLNIAEPALAANKRVFDIIASVVLVALFPVLGWLMKKPARAFGGLLNVIGGTRSLVGYAPAENMNTLPTIKPGLLSPLDALKGNTHFISAEKLNFFYAKDYSIGNDLNILVKGWRNLTF
- a CDS encoding phosphoglycerate kinase — protein: MKTIDLLNFSGKRALVRVDFNVPLDENYNITDDSRITAALPTLKKILNDGGSVILMSHLGRPKEGPTEKYSLKHLVNHLSTLLNTTVKFAADCIGEDAKTLSTGLQSGEVLLLENLRFYKEEEKGNREFAEKLAQLGDVYVNDAFGTAHRAHASTAIIAEFFPSAKYFGYVMANEVANAEKVMNNAQKPFTAIMGGAKVSDKLLIIENLMDKVDNMIIGGGMAYTFFKAQGMDIGNSLCEADRLQTCLDILAKAKEKGVNLYLPADSIIADKFANDAATQTAANESIPSGWMGLDIGPDAAAKFAEVIANSKTVLWNGPMGVFEMSSFENGTKTVANAVAKATDNGAFTLIGGGDSAAAINKFNLADNVSYVSTGGGALLEYFEGKQLPGIAAINGDSAAGA